A genomic region of Miscanthus floridulus cultivar M001 chromosome 3, ASM1932011v1, whole genome shotgun sequence contains the following coding sequences:
- the LOC136547533 gene encoding uncharacterized protein: protein MPLSKPSRGERDAPRTSKPTGQQHLYLIFDDWELGYSIRELNLSNAGAEQRRLPPPFIRLEATRRCPEFFAAVGTKILATHPRGLEFGDALVPGGILPIVDVRSRGVNFAPGELYPQHPIYLPVGDEELFALDMDTFKMLSMKPLWPPRLEYEYRHQISEWSWRNLPMPTFKRMDVTSYAVDSDGRTILVSTAAATFAFDPLHHEWKKRVEWSLPFSGRANFVHGLDVFVGIPKDVDAFGHLCFCSWLGDDKHVWFSKENLSSKDPAESHVGTTLVYLGESRFCLVECVSNGDAKAVQKWLEEWEELHQTEKWEDCPLSSRCRLTTFSLSSDMNGDLTAAETAVQCYKVPVEASYNVNPVAFWL, encoded by the coding sequence ATGCCATTGTCGAAGCCAAGTCGCGGTGAGCGTGATGCCCCTCGCACGTCAAAGCCGACGGGGCAGCAGCACCTTTACCTCATCTTTGATGACTGGGAGTTGGGCTACAGCATCCGCGAGCTAAACTTGTCGAATGCCGGCGCTGAGCAGCGGCGCTTGCCGCCTCCTTTCATCCGCTTGGAGGCCACGCGTCGGTGTCCCGAGTTCTTCGCCGCCGTTGGCACTAAGATCCTGGCGACGCATCCCAGGGGGCTTGAATTTGGCGACGCTCTGGTGCCCGGTGGCATCCTGCCCATCGTCGACGTCCGCTCGCGGGGCGTCAACTTTGCCCCTGGGGAGTTGTATCCGCAGCATCCCATCTACCTCCCCGTCGGCGACGAGGAGCTATTCGCTCTGGACATGGACACCTTCAAGATGCTCTCCATGAAGCCACTCTGGCCCCCGCGGCTGGAATATGAATACCGCCACCAAATCAGTGAGTGGTCGTGGCGCAACCTCCCGATGCCGACATTCAAGAGAATGGACGTCACCTCCTACGCCGTGGACTCCGATGGACGGACCATCCTCGTCAGCACCGCCGCCGCGACCTTCGCCTTCGACCCCCTGCATCATGAGTGGAAAAAGCGCGTCGAGTGGTCGCTGCCATTCTCCGGCCGCGCAAACTTTGTCCATGGCCTGGACGTCTTTGTTGGGATCCCAAAAGACGTAGACGCCTTCGGCCACCTCTGCTTCTGCAGCTGGTTAGGTGATGATAAACATGTGTGGTTCAGCAAGGAGAATCTGTCAAGCAAGGACCCAGCTGAGAGTCATGTAGGCACTACACTAGTCTACTTGGGAGAAAGCAGGTTCTGTCTTGTGGAGTGCGTCAGCAATGGGGATGCCAAAGCTGTGCAGAAGTGGCTGGAGGAGTGGGAAGAGCTGCATCAGACAGAGAAGTGGGAAGACTGCCCCCTAAGCTCACGTTGTCGTTTGACGACATTCTCTCTCAGCTCTGACATGAATGGAGACCTGACGGCTGCCGAGACTGCGGTGCAATGCTACAAGGTGCCTGTGGAAGCATCTTACAATGTGAATCCTGTGGCATTTTGGCTTTGA